Genomic window (Actinomycetes bacterium):
CCCGTGCTCGTCGTAGTGGACGCCGGCACCGGTCAGGTGTGGAGCGTGCAGGTGGCCGTCGTGGTCGTAGTCGACGTGGTCCTCGTGCGGCACCGGCCGGTGCCCGCAGCCGTCGCCGTGCTCGTGCGGGTGCGCGGCGTGGACCTCGCCGCGCCGGCGGTGCCGGCGCCGGGCGGTCGCGTCCCGCAGCGCCGC
Coding sequences:
- a CDS encoding metal ABC transporter permease — its product is AALRDATARRRHRRRGEVHAAHPHEHGDGCGHRPVPHEDHVDYDHDGHLHAPHLTGAGVHYDEHGERVAPTGPAAKGGAA